Within the Salvia hispanica cultivar TCC Black 2014 chromosome 4, UniMelb_Shisp_WGS_1.0, whole genome shotgun sequence genome, the region tttatgggacggagggagtattgagGTAATTATTTTAGGCGAAGAAGGTAAAAAATTTTTGGCAAGATGCCACGAGTTGGACATGTCAGAGTATGGAGtttcaaagaaagtaaattagTTCACGATCATGATATCTCATTCGATTGTGTTGGAGTATGAAGCCTAGGAGCATGGACTTCGTATATAGTAAATTAGTCTACGATTTACTGCTTTTGCCTACGTATATATGTCCTCTTACTGtaattatattcaaaaattatacaGTGAAATCTTTGGTTTGGACATGTCAGAGTATGGAGtttcaaagaaagtaaattagTTCACGATCATGATATCTCATTCGATTGTGTTGGAGTATGAAGCCTAGGAGCATGGACTTCGTATATAGTAAATTAGTCTACGATTTACTGCTTTTGCCTACGTATATATGTCCTCTTACTGTAATTATATTCAACAATTATACAGTGAAATCTTTGGTTTGATGTTGTTTAGGCATAAATATACATCTTATCGAACAAGATAAATAATTcttgtatttttcttttaaattatgaCAAGCTTTTGTTATCATTTCCTCACAGCCCAGTCCATGCAttgatgtatatatttttgaaattgatcAAGTCATAacataatcttatttttccattttgattttgCCATCAATAAGAAtctagtttcattttttacaattaatgaaatttctaatgatagactgagggagtatttaagagtaaaaatatgtgaatcaataaaatattttccattgtAGGGTGCAATTAGAAAAGAATCAGGTGAGTAAGTTTTTGCTTGCATTAGAAAAAGGAGACataaaaacaagaattgtACCCAAAATCTCTCATTATCCTCAACTGACAACCAATTCTTTTATCCATCTCGAAATGAGTAAGTCTCTATACAACAAGTAGCATAAGAATTGTCTTACttttaataagaataattccACTATCCCCattgcatatttttgtttctccAAACATAGAAATGAGACCTTGTACTTTATGTGATTGCTTCACTTTGAACTCACTTGTCACATATTAACACTTCAACATGAATTTACACAAATATTGCATCAAGATTGATAATTGATTTTAGAATGGCCTAGCTAATGGAATCCTccaattttgaataatattcAATCTTTATTTCAGCCATATGTTGGGACTTGGTTATTTTTAGTTGATAAAATTATCGTTTAAAACACaacttttaattgaaatttttatcaattccATAACTTTTCAATATTTCACAATCGTCCTATAAATTGATGTTATCTTCAAAACAAAATGACatcatattttctaaaataacattattttgttgtccAATCATGAttgattttgtcatattttttcGATTGTCAATGAGAATCATCCTTTCATTTTCTTGCAAATTAAGGCCATCCACATCcatgtctcttatccgtctcttaaccatctTATCTCTTCATTATTCATGGACCCCattgtacttttcagctcatctcttaactaagagacagcatccgcatccctccatctcttaactatctcttaaccatctcatcccttaactattcattcaatttcattttttatttttaattccaacaaattcaattaataaaaacaaacttcattaaataaaatacaaattacaatttaaaagcctaaaaaataaaaaaaatacataatttaaaatcctaaaaaataaaaaaaatacataattaaaatactctaaattaaactataaaaactactccgccggcGAATCATCCCCCGAAGTCGGCGGTGCACCCAAGTTAGATCGATCCCGAATACCAAGTTGAGCTTTCAGATGCTCAATTCCGTCCATATGGGCTTCAAATTAGCgaggattcatttttgaagtgTCAGCCATTGTGGCGAccaggtacatggacattagAGTGTTCGAACCCGTGCCGGAGCCCGAGCCCAAGCCCGCCTGGCTTGATTCGCCACGGCCCCTCCCCTTCCCTTTCCCCCTCGCTCtagccgccttcgccgccttggTCCCTTGGGGCCGACGTCGTGAACCGGAAGACCTCCCTGCATCATCTGTTGGTGTGCCCTCTCGTGAGGTGTTGTCTTCACCGccatcactagacgagtagtgGCCACGCGCCGTGTGCTTCGTGCGTTTTGAGCCCAACTCGACACCGCCAGCCCACCTTTCAAGGTGGTGGACTTGCGACCAAACATCGACATGCTTGAAATCTTTACCGACGTCGTCTTTGAAGACCCGCAACGCCGCTCTCAGAATGTCGGCTCCACTGGCTCCGCTTTGATAATTCGCCTCTTCTACCCTGTATATCGCGcaaaaaattttgacatctttgtcgcatcggtcccaatgaccgcggagcatcttcacgttgCGGGCAAAGGTGTTCTTCGGCCTTCGTGCGTTGTAAACTTCGGTgacttttttccaaaaacacttgtgggtttgttgattcccAACGACAGAATCGTACAAGACGCTGATCCAAGCGTCGTACAGAGCCAACGTCTCCTTTTGGCTGTATGGATGACGGCTGCCGTCCCCCACAACCCCGTGGTcgccctcttcctcctcttcctcctcggcatTGACACCGATCCTGCCGGAGCCTCCACCTATTGCTATTGGCCAGTCGGGCAAAGTGCGTTCAGGCGGCAAAAAATTCTCcggaatttgggataatcccgGCGATTGCCCGTACCTCTGGGGGGGAggacgatagtatgcatccacatcaaaatgtggtgtttggtacgccgGCGGAGTCGTCGAGGCTTGGGTGTCCGGTGACCAACCGGGAGTACCCAAAAAGTTGTACATGCTCGCCCAATCATCGAACGAGTTCAAGTCGAGCCCGTCGGAGCGCCGCCTGCCGGAGCCGCCGCTGGAGTTTCCATCGAcggacattttttcaacaattggagagaaaataatagatgaatgtagtgtgtgtgtgtgaaatggagaatggaagaggaagagaatggaagaggaatagagtatttatagaataataaaataagaaaaaaatttgaaaaatcgaCCGTTTGGCAACGGTCATTTGAccgtttgaatttttatttttatttttatttttatttttatttttttcgaatttaaaaaaaaattattacgtcataattccgacgcccactcgcgggccggcgagtgggtGTCACGCCATCCGCCAGCGCGCACCACGTGGCCCGCGCGCGCGTCTAGCCATCTCGAGGCCAGCCTCGCCGGCACGCGTCGCGCGACGAGACGAGCATCGCAACGctgtctcgtctcgtcgagacgagaccgagacAACATTGCGCAGCGATGCGGATGCCCTAATACTGTCTCTCCacgaaaaaaaagttatactactatatttcttttttttttttttggttgtctaAAATTAGTGGCTAAGTATCTAATTATCTATAAcaaatttttctctctaatgccGCGAGATTGTTCaatgataatattttaattttttttccatctctatCTACATTAAATCTCATGACAAGTATTatcaagactattttttttgacaggtaacaaaaataatatctcaATTTGAATCATAGGTGCATGGGTGGTACAATATAGCAAAGctttcatgaaaataaaagggGCCTATATACAAACACAAGCATACTGAAATTGACAAGACATTGTCAGTATGGGCTTCACATCCAAAGTATACATTTgtacaaaaatatgaatgaatatatattgtttGTGATGTGAGGAGACGTGTACGATGAGAATTTTGATACACAAAGGAAAGAGGTGATTGTCCAATCCGatggaaattaaatttgtcatcatttttttgcatttcaaCCAAAACTAACCCTATAAATGACTCAGCCTTTATAGCCGAGGTAAGGTCACCTAGTGTGCTAACAATTCACAGACCCAATAtggtaatttaataaatagagcACTTATACTTTTGGGAGAAGTATTATTGACCAACCATGAAGGGTGGCTCAAAAATGATCTAGGCAAAGTGATTTGTGTTTGGAATATCATTTTGGTCGTTGTAAATTCTTGAACGGATTATTGAACTATTCATTTATtctgattttataattaaattcaaccaAAATTTCAACACCAACATACATAGATTGCTGACTTATTTACTTGACACTTTCAAACATCAGTAAAATGGCATTGTATAACATTAAATCAGATAATATAATTTGTTGAACTAAAGATTACAAAAAAGAGAGAACGAAATGGAGGAAAGAAAACGAGACACAGAAATGAGAAACGAGATGGAAGATAAtacaacaaatgaaattagttACTTACTTTTTTGGTATAAAAAGAAGTCATTTCGTTGCCTATAATGTGACGTCTGATCGTACCGCATAAATAAATCACCAAACCATGTTACGGTGGAAACCAGATTGGTTGCAATATAAGAACAAATCaatgatttaataatttatttatgaaacttACATGCAAAATCAGAATTGACAAtgcaaaaccaaaattaaaaaaaaagttttaggAATTTTTGAAAGCCAATACCTCTTtctttttgttgaaaaaagtATTTCTACGAGGggcaaaatggtcaaaattgtgaagaggtgtgtgtgtgtgtgtgtgtgtgtatatgtcTGTGACAGCAAATGGTAATGTTGCCATGTCGGCTCCTCTTTTGCCGCAGTGGTTGTTATGTCAGACTACTACGCCAGacccatctctctctctctctctcacacagcACTACAGTCTATAGCAGAGTGAGGAAGCTGCAGCTCTGCAAGCATAAGCCAGACTTACTTAAAATGATATATGTTCCAACTGAGGTGTCAATGAATGAAGCTCCAATTATTTAGGCACAAACAAggaaattttatgataaaaccACACGATGACAAATAAATGTGCTTATATGTCACACCAAAATTTCTACCGaggggagtatattattttcttgaattatCTTTGTTCCAATGAATCTAGTTCATGGCTGTTGATACTTTTATATTGGATTCCtctatttattcaaaaaataaagtttcatGTCGTCCAAAAAACGGGTAATCTTTGTTGGAACGGAGAGAGCAACACGTAACTCGATAAAGAGAAATATAACAAAGTACTATGTATTATTGAACCCTAAATAATACATACTCCTATACAAATGATACAATCCACCATACAAAAAATCATTGTAAAGAAGTATACTAACCAAACTCAAACAGAAGGGCAAAATTGTGATGCATCTCCCAAAATATAGTAAGAAGAATTGACTGAGCTTAACTAagtaaatacaaataaatgcaaataaacAGACATATTTACAAAGATTTACCCAGCAAGACACTGGCAGAATGATATTAGATGCAGGTTTCCACAGCTGAAGAATGCAGACTTTACATCAAGGCGAAAGCAGTCAGTTTCCACCTGCATTCACTGAAGATGTGATATATATAATCAGAACTTGTGTATCTTTACAAGAAAGTGAGTTCATTGTTTGATACCATCATTATCTCATCAAATTTTACTTGTAAATGGAAAATAGCTGCCAATAGTTTTGACTTACCTCTTATCTGTCCAGAGTTTGGTGACTTCAAATGTAATAGGGAGATCGGTGTGAGCGGAGGAGAAGCAACTCTCTGACCACTAGAAGGTATGGAGAAACTTCGAGACACTGTCAACTGTGGGAGAGGAAGTGGAGATCCTTCCCTCGGTCGTCTAAAGGGATTCCTATTCGTTGGGGATACTTCTTGTTTTCTATTGACTAGGGGAGCGGAGTGTCCAAGAGCCCCTATTGATTGAATTGGTTTGGAACCGAACGTATCAGGAGGCCTAGGGAGTTCGTGTAGCTCAGTAATTTTAGGTGAAGTTTCTAGGGCGGGTGAGGCATTGTGAGTCACATTTACGAGTAAGGGAGATTGAGAACCAGATGGACGGGACAGCAATCCAGAAAATGATTGAGGCATGTCATTGGAGCTAATGGGCATGTTGAAAGAAGGTTTGCTTGTGATTGGACCAGAGAAAGCTTGTCTTGTATGTTTTTTAGCATCTAATCCTGTCTGTGAATCAACCTGTGGGATAGCAGATCCCTCAGCCAGAGGCGGCAGCGGAAGAGAGTGCTTATAGATGCTGCTTTCTTCACCAACTGTTTGAGGCTTGCGTGCAGAAAACTGGTCATCGGTGATTTTTTTTGGCCTCCCCATATCCAATGGCGATGAGTGCCACAAGTTTTTGGAACTCCCAGCAGGTAGTTTGGGGCTAGATAGCGGTATGGAAGTACTTGTCGTTGGAACTTTTGCATCAGCTGGAGTGGGCAGCGCATaggtagtagtagtagtagtagtagtaagcTCTGGGAGAGTATGCCTGATCTCTCTAAGTCTCTCAGCAGCATCAAACTTCTCTGGATAGAGTGGAGCAGAATGGCTGCCTGCTCGAGGCCGTTGGCTTAGGCTTGGTAATTGATCCCATTGGTTTCTACTGCTGCCTCTCTGCAACTCAACATCTTTTACCTGAGATGTTTGTGCACTCGGAGCATCCAACTTATTTAACTGCATAGTCCATGAGATAGAACAAGTTAA harbors:
- the LOC125217772 gene encoding uncharacterized protein At2g33490-like isoform X1 → MKSSLLRMRIIGQKKTDPNGKWDHNFSLPINGLTQAAEDMKDMRSCYDSLLLAAAATSNSAYEFSESLLEMANSLLEKTTMHDGGESRGALSMLGKVQLELQKLVDSYRSQIIMTITNPSECLLSELRKVEEMKLQCDEKREIFEYMVEQIKEKGKSRHGKGETFSLQQLKVVRDEYDDAAKLCAFRVESLKQGQSRSLFTQAARHHAAQLNFFRKGLQSLEAVEPYIKNVAEKQHIDYELSELNDGEKDDGDNGSESNDYGELSFDYRPNEQELGSAYTLRNSMELNKLDAPSAQTSQVKDVELQRGSSRNQWDQLPSLSQRPRAGSHSAPLYPEKFDAAERLREIRHTLPELTTTTTTTTYALPTPADAKVPTTSTSIPLSSPKLPAGSSKNLWHSSPLDMGRPKKITDDQFSARKPQTVGEESSIYKHSLPLPPLAEGSAIPQVDSQTGLDAKKHTRQAFSGPITSKPSFNMPISSNDMPQSFSGLLSRPSGSQSPLLVNVTHNASPALETSPKITELHELPRPPDTFGSKPIQSIGALGHSAPLVNRKQEVSPTNRNPFRRPREGSPLPLPQLTVSRSFSIPSSGQRVASPPLTPISLLHLKSPNSGQIRVNAGGN
- the LOC125217772 gene encoding uncharacterized protein At2g33490-like isoform X2, whose amino-acid sequence is MKSSLLRMRIIGQKKTDPNGKWDHNFSLPINGLTQAAEDMKDMRSCYDSLLLAAAATSNSAYEFSESLLEMANSLLEKTTMHDGGESRGALSMLGKVQLELQKLVDSYRSQIIMTITNPSECLLSELRKVEEMKLQCDEKREIFEYMVEQIKEKGKSRHGKGETFSLQQLKVVRDEYDDAAKLCAFRVESLKQGQSRSLFTQAARHHAAQLNFFRKGLQSLEAVEPYIKNVAEKQHIDYELSELNDGEKDDGDNGSESNDYGELSFDYRPNEQELGSAYTLRNSMELNKLDAPSAQTSQVKDVELQRGSSRNQWDQLPSLSQRPRAGSHSAPLYPEKFDAAERLREIRHTLPELTTTTTTTTYALPTPADAKVPTTSTSIPLSSPKLPAGSSKNLWHSSPLDMGRPKKITDDQFSARKPQTVGEESSIYKHSLPLPPLAEGSAIPQVDSQTGLDAKKHTRQAFSGPITSKPSFNMPISSNDMPQSFSGLLSRPSGSQSPLLVNVTHNASPALETSPKITELHELPRPPDTFGSKPIQSIGALGHSAPLVNRKQEVSPTNRNPFRRPREGSPLPLPQLTVSRSFSIPSSGQRVASPPLTPISLLHLKSPNSGQIRGGN